From one Haloferax marinisediminis genomic stretch:
- a CDS encoding acyl-CoA dehydrogenase family protein: MDFDLPAEHRMIRDTVREFCEEEIAPIAQDIEDEHRFPAEIFDQLAELDVMGIPIDETYGGLGGDQLMYSLVVEELGRVSGGIGLSYAAHVSLASKPLDLFGTEEQKETWLRPLATGEHMGAWALTETGSGSDASDMDTVAEKDGDGYVINGTKQFITNANVAGSVLVKAVTNPGAGYDGISTFIVDPKNDDGFEVTTVWDKMGLNCSPTCELSFDDCWVPEDRLLGEEGEGWKQTMKTLDGGRISIAALSVGLAQGAYDHAKEYAGQREQFGQPISKFDAIRDKLVSMYRKTERARLLTHKSATMYDAGHRVSKESALAKLDASEAAREVAEDAVQVLGGYGYTTDFAPQRFYRDAKLMEIGEGTSEIQHLVIGRQLGL, encoded by the coding sequence ATGGACTTCGACCTTCCGGCCGAACACCGGATGATTCGTGACACCGTCCGTGAGTTCTGCGAAGAGGAGATTGCTCCCATCGCACAGGATATCGAGGACGAACACCGGTTCCCGGCCGAGATATTCGACCAGTTGGCCGAACTGGACGTGATGGGTATCCCCATCGACGAGACGTACGGTGGTCTCGGCGGCGACCAGTTGATGTACTCGCTCGTGGTCGAGGAACTCGGTCGTGTCTCGGGCGGCATCGGCCTGTCGTACGCAGCACACGTCAGTCTCGCGTCGAAGCCACTCGACCTGTTCGGGACCGAAGAACAGAAAGAGACGTGGCTTCGCCCACTCGCGACGGGCGAACACATGGGTGCGTGGGCACTGACCGAAACGGGTTCCGGCAGTGACGCGAGCGACATGGACACAGTCGCCGAGAAAGACGGCGATGGCTACGTCATCAACGGAACGAAGCAGTTCATCACCAACGCGAACGTCGCCGGGTCGGTGCTGGTGAAAGCCGTCACCAACCCCGGTGCGGGATACGACGGCATCTCGACGTTCATCGTCGACCCGAAGAACGACGACGGATTCGAGGTGACGACGGTGTGGGACAAGATGGGCCTCAACTGTTCGCCGACGTGTGAACTCTCCTTCGACGACTGCTGGGTTCCCGAGGACCGACTCCTCGGCGAAGAAGGCGAGGGCTGGAAACAGACCATGAAGACGCTCGACGGTGGTCGTATCTCGATTGCGGCGCTCTCGGTCGGTCTCGCACAGGGAGCCTACGACCACGCCAAGGAGTACGCCGGGCAGCGCGAACAGTTCGGGCAGCCGATTTCGAAGTTCGACGCAATCCGCGACAAACTCGTCTCGATGTATCGCAAGACCGAGCGGGCGCGTCTCCTCACTCACAAGTCGGCGACGATGTACGACGCTGGCCACCGGGTCAGCAAGGAGTCCGCACTGGCAAAGCTCGACGCTTCAGAAGCAGCACGAGAAGTTGCCGAAGACGCAGTCCAGGTCCTCGGTGGATACGGATACACGACTGATTTCGCACCGCAGCGATTCTACCGCGACGCGAAGTTGATGGAGATTGGCGAAGGGACGAGCGAGATTCAACACCTCGTCATCGGTCGCCAACTCGGACTCTGA
- a CDS encoding universal stress protein, which translates to MYSHILFPTDGSECADAALDHALDHAQKYDATVHVLYVADVRDVAHAAPAVSPTRVRDALHDSGQEVLERVGSRLRAAGVDVEATVTEGTPESEILEFANRDDIDLVVMGTHGRSGLDRYLIGSVAERVVRSSPVPVLTVRQESE; encoded by the coding sequence ATGTACTCTCACATCCTGTTTCCCACCGACGGAAGCGAGTGTGCAGACGCCGCACTGGACCACGCACTGGACCACGCCCAGAAGTACGACGCGACGGTTCACGTGCTGTACGTCGCCGACGTCCGCGACGTCGCCCACGCTGCGCCCGCAGTCTCTCCCACACGAGTCCGGGACGCACTACACGACAGTGGACAGGAAGTCCTCGAACGGGTCGGCAGTAGATTACGGGCCGCCGGCGTCGACGTCGAGGCGACCGTCACGGAGGGCACTCCGGAAAGTGAGATTCTCGAGTTCGCCAACCGAGACGACATCGACCTCGTCGTGATGGGAACTCACGGGCGGAGCGGCCTCGACCGCTACCTCATCGGGAGCGTCGCCGAGCGTGTCGTCCGAAGTTCACCCGTTCCTGTGTTGACTGTCAGACAGGAATCGGAATGA